One Solanum lycopersicum chromosome 4, SLM_r2.1 DNA window includes the following coding sequences:
- the HO2 gene encoding heme oxygenase 2 (The RefSeq protein has 4 substitutions, 2 non-frameshifting indels compared to this genomic sequence), translating into MATLTCYCSSSSLPIPKPTSKSSLSLLHKTPKPQFFVKFTSFLSISSKYQNWTHRVLQCSNFNAASSFTLSESDLETEPEPETETETEEDEDEDEEEEEEEEGGGGRGGGRDGVISIEKPPVKRKRKRRRYRKQYPGEKKGITEEMRFVAMKFRNSKGKKKSESDDEMKDDGYESVSSDEDDVGGGGSGGGEATWQPSIEGFLKYLVDSKLVFSTIERIVDESSDVSYAYFRRTGLERTECISKDLKWFGQQGHEIPEPSIPGVTYANYLEELAEKTPRLFLSHFYNIYFSHIAGGQVIAKKAFERLLEEKELEFYKWEGDEEKLLRDVRDSFNMLAKHWSRDDKNKSLREVTKAFRFMGQIVRLIIL; encoded by the exons ATGGCAACATTGACATGCTATTGCTCATCTTCTTCACTACCAATACCAAAACCCACCTCAAAATCTTCACTTTCCTTGCTCCATAAAACCCCAAAGCCacaattttttgctaaatttactTCTTTCCTATCAATTTCCTCAAAGTACCAAAACTGGACACACAGAGTTCTTCAATGCTCAAACTTCAATGCAGCCTCCTCATTTACACTTTCAGAATCAGACTTAGACACGGAACCCGAAACTGAAACTGAAGAAGACGAAGacgaagaggaagaagaagaagaagaagaagaaggaggaggaggaggagatgGGGTGATATCAATTGAAAAGCCTCCAgtgaagaggaagaggaagagaagGAGGTACAGAAAACAATACCCAGGTGAGAAAAAGGGTATTACTGAAGAAATGAGGTTTGTTGCTATGAAATTTCGTAACTCCAAAGGCAAAAAGAAGTCGGAGAGTGATGATGAAATGAAAGATGATGGGTATGAGTCAGTTTCGTCGGACGAGGATGATGTAGGTGGCGGTGGTAGTGGTGGTGGTGAAGCGACTTGGCAGCCAAGTATAGAAGGATTTCTCAAGTATCTTGTTGATAGCAAGCTTGTTTTTAGTACAATTGAACGCATTGTTGATGAGTCCAGTGATGTTTCTT ATGCCTACTTCAGAAGGACTGGATTGGAGCGAACAGAATGTATATCGAAAGACCTAAAATGGTTTGGCCAGCAGGGTCATGAAATTCCTGAACCGAGCATTCCTGGAGTCACTTACGCCAATTATCTGGAGGAACTGGCAGAAAAGACTCCTCGTTTATTTCTCAGTCACTTCTACAACATATATTTCTCACACATAGCAGGAGGTCAAGTCATAGCCAAAAAG GCCTTTGAGAGACTCTTAGAGGAAAAAGAGTTGGAATTCTACAAGTGGGAGGGGGATGAAGAAAAGTTGTTGCGAGATGTGCGTGATAGTTTTAACATGCTGGCGAAG CATTGGTCTAGAGATGACAAGAATAAGTCCCTGAGAGAAGTAACAAAGGCATTCCGGTTTATGGGTCAAATTGTTCGGCTAATCATCCTGTAA
- the LOC101262413 gene encoding uncharacterized protein produces MLRLLCRTSRRCCIRLPRRRFLSSSSRNSVDIPNNINNPHLVPSPKYPPIRQPQHPTSLSRYSVFALSATLITAIVSSCAVVLTRDDEEEKREGKGEGVTIYDEIENVVGKSNESLIRIVDRMKKTGAAASVLWKSLRSVMSSANHEVRVGFELRVAALLADIAAASESRRAALVAAGGGGVVDWLLETVAMSGENCWTQAEAARALAYLIADPIVCEDVLGRPHAVPYLLRFIFSAQPRQSKKHSRRSSFDLSDSLKGRSMLVAAIMDVVTSHCESADKLSFKPTLPKNAEMRDIAAAIEVIEEGGMHWDEPHGEDDDGGEGMKGIGMKILEGTTAVGLSRTNGLVEMGPPSTSQTVKNTPSNLLFNNISDSSSARSNMSSAVVPGLWDDLHSEQVAVPFAAWALANWAMASEVNRYHIQELDQEGYVVMAALVAPERSVKWHGSLMVKLLLEDHNLPLSTSVSDWTSSLLSTVSHASKTQDIPLAQIALSAFLISLERSPSAQEVAVEKGLHLMREAAKQTTKHSSVQEALAKALELLCAREWHMSLEESQHWSGVLLPWVFGQSSSDAIRSSAIKILTRILEDYGPSSIPISQGWLTIMLSDVLESKKTALSKGNNQPKSDKVKTQVDQANVVLATQTANQLAGAVVNLVGTQLGIVANADDTHPLADLLSLEPFAGPLKNLKKDKLPKINAADSAVATLKGIKALTEICAEDTLCQNKIADYGGLCLLRRLLLDDDYEQLAAIEAYDASRASEGQDRVSTVHGEASTTANQNDASSLRVPPTGHIRKHAARLLNVLSVLPKVKKELVGDKEWCEWLEECANGGIPGCNDPKIRSYARATLLNIFCDDEAGEDSVDGDVLHGNVSNKEQTCPRYADMILLINPELPHWKCVEKIMVKSVDGSSPGANDSAGSECTTNEDINIDITSTSASESENISQFEVPLVDVVFIHGLRGGPFKTWRLSDDKSSTKSGLVEKIDEEAGREGTFWPGEWLPSDFPHARLFSVKYKSSLTQWSGASLPLQEVSAMLLEKLVAAGIGNRPVVFISHSMGGLVVKQMLYQAKAEKKDNFVKNTIGVVFYSCPHFGSKLADMPWKMGLVFRPAPTIGELRSGSPRLVELNDFMGQLHKKGKLEVLSFCETKVTPIVEGYGGWAFRMEIVPLESAYPGFGELVVLESTDHINSCKPLSRSDPSYKETLEFLHKLKALSKR; encoded by the exons ATGCTTCGACTTCTTTGCAGAACAAGCCGCCGGTGTTGTATCCGTTTACCTCGCCGTCGTttcctctcttcttcttctcgtAATTCCGTTGATATCCCTAACAATATCAATAACCCCCATCTTGTCCCTTCTCCTAAATACCCTCCAATTCGGCAACCCCAACACCCTACTTCTCTGTCACGTTACTCTGTTTTTGCTTTATCGGCGACCCTTATTACCGCCATTGTTTCTTCTTGTGCTGTTGTTTTGACACGAGATGATGAAGAGGAGAAAAGGGAGGGAAAAGGTGAAGGTGTTacaatatatgatgaaattgagAATGTGGTAGGGAAATCGAATGAGTCGTTGATTAGGATTGTGGATAGGATGAAGAAGACAGGGGCAGCAGCTTCTGTATTATGGAAGTCGTTGAGGTCTGTTATGTCTTCGGCGAATCATGAGGTTCGGGTCGGGTTTGAGCTTAGGGTTGCGGCTTTGTTAGCTGACATTGCTGCCGCTAGCGAGAGTCGGAGGGCGGCGCTTGTTGCTGCTGGCGGTGGCGGGGTGGTGGATTGGCTTCTGGAGACGGTGGCGATGTCAGGGGAGAATTGTTGGACCCAGGCTGAGGCTGCTAGAGCTTTGGCCTATTTGATTGCTGATCCTATTGTGTGTGAGGATGTTTTAGGAAGGCCTCATGCTGTGCCATATCTTCTTAGGTTTATCTTCTCTGCTCAGCCTCGGCAATCGAAAAAG CATTCAAGACGTAGTTCATTCGATCTCTCTGATTCCTTGAAAGGTAGGAGCATGCTGGTTGCAGCAATTATGGATGTTGTCACTTCACATTGCGAAAGTGCAGACAAGCTTTCATTCAAGCCTACACTACCCAAAAATGCTGAGATGAGAGATATTGCTGCAGCTATTGAAGTAATTGAGGAAGGTGGTATGCACTGGGATGAGCCACACGGGGAGGATGATGATGGCGGAGAAGGTATGAAGGGTATTGGGATGAAAATTCTTGAAGGCACGACTGCCGTAGGACTTTCAAGAACTAATGGGCTTGTAGAAATGGGGCCTCCTAGTACTAGCCAGACAGTGAAAAACACGCCTAGTAATCTCTTGTTTAACAACATAAGTGATAGTTCATCAGCACGATCAAATATGTCTTCTGCTGTGGTTCCTGGCCTTTGGGATGATTTGCATTCTGAACAAGTCGCCGTTCCTTTTGCTGCTTGGGCATTAGCAAATTGGGCAATGGCTTCGGAAGTTAATAGGTATCATATTCAAGAATTGGATCAAGAGGGATATGTGGTCATGGCTGCTTTAGTAGCACCCGAGAGATCTGTGAAATGGCATGGAAGTCTGATGGTTAAGTTGCTTCTGGAAGACCACAATCTGCCGCTAAGTACTTCTGTTTCTGATTGGACTTCTAGTCTTCTGTCTACTGTTTCACATGCAAGTAAAACACAGGACATCCCACTAGCTCAGATAGCATTGTCTGCGTTTTTGATTTCTCTTGAGCGTAGCCCTTCAGCACAGGAGGTAGCAGTGGAAAAGGGTCTTCATTTAATGAGAGAGGCTGCTAAACAGACCACAAAGCATTCTTCGGTGCAAGAAGCATTGGCTAAGGCTTTGGAGTTGCTCTGTGCTAGGGAATGGCATATGTCCCTGGAAGAAAGCCAGCATTGGTCTGGAGTTCTGCTCCCTTGGGTCTTTGGACAGTCGTCCTCTGATGCTATAAGATCTTCAGCAATAAAAATCCTAACACGCATTCTTGAAGATTATGGACCATCCTCCATACCAATTTCTCAGGGATGGTTAACTATTATGCTAAGTGATGTTCTGGAATCCAAGAAAACAGCATTAAGCAAAGGAAATAACCAACCAAAAAGTGATAAAGTGAAG ACCCAAGTTGATCAAGCAAATGTAGTTTTGGCCACACAAACTGCTAATCAGTTGGCTGGAGCAGTTGTCAATTTAGTAGGAACGCAACTAGGAATAGTTGCCAATGCTGACGATACACATCCCTTGGCAGATCTTCTTTCCCTTGAACCTTTTGCTGGGCCACTAAAAAATCTTAAGAAAGACAAATTGCCTAAGATCAATGCTGCAGATTCTGCAGTGGCCACACTGAAAGGGATTAAAGCACTGACAGAAATCTGTGCTGAAGATACTCTCTGTCAGAACAAAATAGCTGATTATGGAGGCCTCTGTTTGCTTAGGCGCTTGTTACTGGATGATGATTATGAACAACTGGCTGCTATAGAAGCATATGATGCGTCACGAGCATCGGAGGGACAGGATCGGGTGTCAACTGTTCATGGTGAAGCTTCTACTACTGCGAATCAGAATGATGCATCCAGTCTACGTGTTCCACCTACCGGTCATATTCGGAAGCATGCAGCACGGTTGCTAAATGTACTTTCAGTTCTTCCAAAAGTCAAGAAAGAACTAGTTGGAGATAAAGAGTGGTGCGAATGGCTTGAAGAATGTGCTAACGGAGGGATTCCTGGTTGCAATGACCCTAAAATTCGAAGTTATGCGAGGGCAACACTTTTGAACATATTCTGTGATGACGAAGCTGGTGAAGATTCTGTAGATGGTGATGTTCTTCATGGAAATGTTTCTAACAAAGAACAAACTTGCCCTCGTTACGCTGATATGATACTCCTGATAAATCCTGAATTACCGCACTGGAAATGTGTAGAAAAGATAATGGTAAAATCAGTGGATGGGTCATCTCCAGGTGCCAATGATTCTGCTGGGAGTGAGTGTACAACAAATGAAGATATCAATATTGATATAACATCGACATCTGCTAGTGAATCAGAGAATATCTCACAATTTGAAGTACCTTTAGTTGACGTTGTCTTTATCCACGGCTTGCGTGGTGGACCCTTCAAAACATGGCGGTTGTCAGATGACAAGTCTTCAACCAAATCTGGCTTGgttgaaaaaattgatgaagaggCTGGAAGGGAAGGAACATTTTGGCCTGGTGAATGGCTTCCATCTGATTTTCCTCATGCCCGTCTGTTTAGTGTCAAGTACAAG AGCAGTCTAACCCAGTGGTCCGGGGCAAGCCTACCTCTTCAG GAAGTAAGTGCCATGCTGTTGGAGAAGCTTGTTGCTGCAGGCATCGGCAATCGACCAGTTGTATTCATTTCACATAG CATGGGCGGCCTCGTTGTCAAGCAGATGTTGTATCAAGCAAAAGCAgaaaagaaggataactttgtCAAGAATACAATTGGAGTT GTATTCTACAGCTGTCCTCATTTTGGCAGCAAACTTGCAGACATGCCCTGGAAAATGGGTCTTGTTTTCCGCCCTGCACCCACT ATTGGGGAGCTGAGAAGTGGATCTCCAAGATTGGTTGAGCTAAATGATTTCATGGGACAGCTTCATAAGAAAGGAAAGCTTGAGGTCCTCAGTTTCTGCGAG ACAAAGGTAACTCCAATTGTTGAAGGCTATGGAGGCTGGGCTTTCCGAATGGAAATTGTACCATTAGAGTCTGCATATCCCGGATTTGGAGAACTAGTT GTTTTGGAGTCAACTGATCATATCAATTCCTGCAAGCCTTTGAGTCGCAGCGATCCTTCTTATAAAGAGACACTAGAGTTCTTGCACAAATTGAAAGCTCTTAGTAAACGATGA
- the LOC101261408 gene encoding uncharacterized protein gives MGSDKQSSGLLDTLKMETVRTILTHSYPYPHEHSRHLVIAVFVGCLFFISSDNMHTLIQKLDSNIKWWSMYACLLGFFYFFSSPFIGKTIKPSYSNFSRWYISWILLAALYHLPSFLSMGVDLRMNLSLFLTLFVSSILFLLVFHVIFLGLWYLGLVARVAGKRPEILTIVQNCAVLSIACCVFYSHCGNLAVVREKTFGRRNSGWFSLWNKEEGNTWLTKLVGMTKLKDQVCKSWFAPVGSASDYPFLSKWVIYGELTCNGSCAQSSNEISPLYSLWATFIGLYIANYVVERSSGWAVSRPLSLKEFEKLKKKQTKPEFLDMVPWYSGTSADLFKTMFDLLVSVTLFVGRFDMRMMQAAMSRVEDGAKQEDLLYDQFSGKDGLWFDFMADTGDGGNSSYTVARLLAQPSLRLQVNGSMRTLPRGDMLLIGGDLAYPNPSSFTYEKRFFRPFEYALQPPLWYKEEHIAVSKPELPPEVDELRQYDGPQCFVIPGNHDWFDGLQTYMRYICHKSWLGGWFMPQKKSYFALQLPNRWWVFGLDLALHCDIDVYQFKFFSELVRDKVGKNDSVIIMTHEPNWLLDWYFNHVTGKNVTYLIRDHLKERCRLRIAGDVHHYMRHSYVPSNKPVYVQHLLVNGCGGAFLHPTHVFKNFKEIYGTPYETKAAYPTFEDSSRIALGNILKFRKKNWQFDVIGGMIYFILIFSMFPQCQLDHILKDDTFSGRLGTFFGTVWDLFMYMLGCSYVSAAGAILLLTIAIVFVPSMVSWKKRLLIGILHVSAHLAAALILMLLMELGVEICIRHKLLATSGYHTLYQWYQSVESEHFPDPTGLRERIEQWTFGLYPACIKYLMSGFDVPEVMAVTRSNICKNGIDSLSRGGAVIYYASVFLYFWVLSTPVVSLILGSYLYISINWLHIHFDEAFSSLRIANYKSFTRFHINTKGDLEVFTLAVDKVPKEWKLDPKWDGESKQPQEPSYLQKFPSKWRAKASQQDPVNTVRIIDHFVIEHREKT, from the exons ATGGGGTCTGATAAGCAGTCCAGTGGTCTGCTTGATACTCTAAAAATGGAGACAGTTAGGACGATCTTAACTCATTCTTATCCTTATCCACATGAACATTCGCGGCATTTGGTCATTGCGGTGTTTGTCGGAtgcttattttttatatcatcaGATAACATGCATACACTTATTCAGAAGTTAGATAGCAATATCAAGTGGTGGTCAATGTATGCCTGTCTGCTTGGattcttttacttcttttcatcTCCATTTATAGGGAAGACAATCAAACCAAGTTACTCAAATTTTAGTCGTTG GTATATATCTTGGATACTTTTGGCTGCTCTATATCATCTTCCCAGTTTTCTATCTATGGGAGTAGATCTCAGGATGAACCTGTCTTTGTTTCTGACCTTATTTGTCTCATCCATTTTGTTTCTTCTCGTTTTCCATGTTATTTTTCTTGGGCTTTGGTATCTTGGCCTAGTTGCTCGCGTGGCGGGAAAGAGGCCTGAGATCCTGACAATTGTGCAAAATTGTGCT GTTTTAAGCATAGCCTGCTGTGTGTTTTATAGTCACTGTGGCAACCTTGCTGTAGTAAGGGAAAAAACTTTTGGTCGGAGGAATTCTGGTTGGTTTTCATTGTGGAATAAGGAAGAGGGCAACACTTGGCTTACCAAACTCGTTGGCATGACTAAGCTGAAAGATCAAGTCTGCAAATCTTGGTTTGCTCCAGTTGGGTCAGCCAGTGATTACCCCTTTTTGTCCAAATGGGTCATCTATGGAGAG TTAACTTGCAACGGGTCATGTGCACAATCATCAAATGAAATTTCTCCGCTATATTCATTGTGGGCCACTTTTATAGGCCTCTACATTGCAAATTACGTTGTGGAAAGGTCATCAGG ATGGGCTGTTTCACGCCCTTTGTCACTCAAAGAGTTcgagaaattgaagaaaaagcaAACGAAACCTGAGTTCTTGGATATGGTTCCTTGGTATTCAGG GACATCTGCTGATTTATTCAAGACAATGTTTGACTTGCTGGTCTCTGTAACTTTGTTTGTTGGACGCTTTGATATGCGAATGATGCAG GCGGCAATGAGCAGGGTTGAAGATGGGGCTAAGCAGGAGGATCTTTTGTATGATCAGTTTAGTGGGAAGGATGGTCTGTGGTTTGACTTCATGGCTGATACAGGAGATGGTGGAAATTCTTCCTACACTGTGGCTCGGCTTCTTGCTCAACCTTCACTCCGACTCCAAGTTAATGGTTCAATGCGTACTCTGCCACGTGGAGACATGCTTCTTATTGGGGGTGACCTTGC GTATCCTAATCCATCATCATTTACATATGAGAAACGCTTTTTTCGTCCCTTTGAATATGCTCTTCAGCCTCCTTTGTGGTATAAGGAAGAGCATATTGCTGTAAGTAAGCCTGAATTGCCTCCTGAAGTGGATGAACTTAGGCAGTATGATGGACCTCAGTGTTTTGTCATCCCTGGAAACCATG ACTGGTTTGATGGGCTCCAGACGTATATGAGGTACATTTGTCACAAGAGCTGGTTGGGTGGTTGGTTTATGCCTCAAAAGAAAAGCTATTTTGCGCTTCAGCTCCCCAATAGGTGGTGGGTATTTGGTCTTGATCTTGCTCTCCATTGTGATATTGACGTATACCAATTCAAGTTCTTCTCAGAATTAGTGAGAGATAAG GTCGGGAAAAATGATTCTGTGATCATTATGACGCATGAGCCTAACTGGCTTCTTGATTGGTACTTCAATCATGTGACTGGAAAGAATGTTACCTACTTGATACGCGACCATTTGAAAGAAAGGTGTAGACTACGGATTGCTGGAGATGTGCATCACTATATGCGGCATTCATATGTTCCATCAAATAAGCCTGTTTATGTCCAGCATTTACTTGTCAATGGCTGTGGAGGTGCTTTTTTGCACCCTACACATGTCTTCAAGAATTTCAAAGAAATATATGGAACACCATACGAGACCAAAGCTGCTTACCCAACTTTTGAAGATTCAAGCAGG ATTGCATTGGGCAATATATtgaaatttaggaagaaaaacTGGCAATTTGATGTTATTGGTGGCATGATATATTTCATATTGATCTTTTCTATGTTTCCACAG TGTCAGCTAGATCACATTTTAAAGGATGACACCTTCTCGGGTCGCTTGGGAACCTTCTTTGGCACAGTGTGGGATTTGTTTATGTATATGCTGGGATGCTCATATGTATCAGCAGCTGGTGCTATATTACTTTTAACTATTGCAATAGTCTTTGTGCCTTCAATGGTGTCTTGGAAAAAGAGACTACTAATTGGGATTCTTCATGTGTCCGCACACTTGGCTGCTGCCTTGATTCTCATGCTCTTGATGGAATTAGGTGTTGAAATATGTATTCGGCATAAATTACTTGCAACTTCAG GTTATCACACGTTATATCAATGGTACCAGTCTGTGGAGAGTGAGCATTTCCCGGATCCAACTGGCCTTAGGGAACGTATAGAACAATGGACATTTGGCCTTTATCCAGCATGTATCAAGTATCTCATGTCCGGTTTTGACGTTCCTGAG GTAATGGCCGTCACCAGGAGTAATATTTGCAAAAATGGGATTGATTCTCTCTCCCGAGGGGGTGCTGTAATATATTATGCATCAGTTTTCCTATATTTTTGGGTCTTATCAACTCCAGTGGTTTCTTTGATACTTGGAAGCTACCTCTACATTTCCATCAATTGGCTTCACATACATTTTGATGAAGCATTTTCATCACTCCGCATTGCAAATTACAAGTCATTTACACGGTTCCATATCAATACCAAAGGCGATCTTGAAGTTTTTACCCTTGCAGTTGATAAG GTTCCGAAAGAGTGGAAATTGGATCCAAAATGGGATGGGGAGTCGAAACAGCCACAAGAACCAAGTTATCTCCAGAAGTTCCCTAGCAAATGGAGAGCTAAGGCCTCTCAACAGGACCCTGTAAATACTGTGCGAATAATTGATCATTTTGTCATTGAACACAGAGAAAAAACCTGA
- the HO2 gene encoding heme oxygenase 2 isoform X1, with translation MATLTCYCSSSSLPIPKPTSKSSLSLLHKTPKPQFFAKFTSFLSISSKYQNWTHRVLQCSNFNAASSFTLSESDLDTEPETETEEDEDEEEEEEEEEEGGGGGDGVISIEKPPVKRKRKRRRYRKQYPGEKKGITEEMRFVAMKFRNSKGKKKSESDDEMKDDGYESVSSDEDDVGGGGSGGGEATWQPSIEGFLKYLVDSKLVFSTIERIVDESSDVSYAYFRRTGLERTECISKDLKWFGQQGHEIPEPSIPGVTYANYLEELAEKTPRLFLSHFYNIYFSHIAGGQVIAKKAFERLLEEKELEFYKWEGDEEKLLRDVRDSFNMLAKHWSRDDKNKSLREVTKAFRFMGQIVRLIIL, from the exons ATGGCAACATTGACATGCTATTGCTCATCTTCTTCACTACCAATACCAAAACCCACCTCAAAATCTTCACTTTCCTTGCTCCATAAAACCCCAAAGCCacaattttttgctaaatttactTCTTTCCTATCAATTTCCTCAAAGTACCAAAACTGGACACACAGAGTTCTTCAATGCTCAAACTTCAATGCAGCCTCCTCATTTACACTTTCAGAATCAGACTTAGACACGGAACCCGAAACTGAAACTGAAGAAGACGAAGacgaagaggaagaagaagaagaagaagaagaaggaggaggaggaggagatgGGGTGATATCAATTGAAAAGCCTCCAgtgaagaggaagaggaagagaagGAGGTACAGAAAACAATACCCAGGTGAGAAAAAGGGTATTACTGAAGAAATGAGGTTTGTTGCTATGAAATTTCGTAACTCCAAAGGCAAAAAGAAGTCGGAGAGTGATGATGAAATGAAAGATGATGGGTATGAGTCAGTTTCGTCGGACGAGGATGATGTAGGTGGCGGTGGTAGTGGTGGTGGTGAAGCGACTTGGCAGCCAAGTATAGAAGGATTTCTCAAGTATCTTGTTGATAGCAAGCTTGTTTTTAGTACAATTGAACGCATTGTTGATGAGTCCAGTGATGTTTCTT ATGCCTACTTCAGAAGGACTGGATTGGAGCGAACAGAATGTATATCGAAAGACCTAAAATGGTTTGGCCAGCAGGGTCATGAAATTCCTGAACCGAGCATTCCTGGAGTCACTTACGCCAATTATCTGGAGGAACTGGCAGAAAAGACTCCTCGTTTATTTCTCAGTCACTTCTACAACATATATTTCTCACACATAGCAGGAGGTCAAGTCATAGCCAAAAAG GCCTTTGAGAGACTCTTAGAGGAAAAAGAGTTGGAATTCTACAAGTGGGAGGGGGATGAAGAAAAGTTGTTGCGAGATGTGCGTGATAGTTTTAACATGCTGGCGAAG CATTGGTCTAGAGATGACAAGAATAAGTCCCTGAGAGAAGTAACAAAGGCATTCCGGTTTATGGGTCAAATTGTTCGGCTAATCATCCTGTAA